The window GCAGGCGGGCCGGCTCCGTTGTCGGCCAGAAAGGTGTTCTCGGTCGGAGCATTCATTAGCCCGAGGGCCAACACGTTATCGGCGGCGGCAGCTGTCGGAGTCCATTTCAATTGCGAACGAAGCGAGAACGCATGGGTAGTATCGAACTTGAAGATCTCGCCTTGGGTCGCTAGAAAAACGCCATCGTTGTTGCCAGGATCGGCGTCGCCGGTCGTTAACCGGCCGTAGCCACCACCAGCGGCGTCGGCAATCGAAAGTCCTGCGTTGGCATCGAGCCCCGTCACGGTAAGTTCGCTCGGAAGCCCGACAAAGTGCGTGAAATAGCTGGCCGAAACTTTCCAGTCGGCCCCTGCTTGCAGAGCAGGATTGGTAAAGGTTGGCATGAGTTATCCTTGGGTATAGTGCGTAGAAGTTTGGTTGATCAGGCTGTGTCTGACTGGCAGCGGAGTTGTTGTTTGGCAGCAATATGGGGGCAGAAAACATTGGTCCATCCGGCTTTTTTATGGATCTGCTTCAATCCGGTAGACTGGGTTAGCGAAAGCGTAACTCAGCAAACTAGGCTAAATCGGTGTGCCACGGGCATCTTGCCCGTGCGAAGTGGGTACCCGGTTAGCAGGCCACCCGGGCAAGATGCCCGGGGCACACGAGCGATGGATTGAATTTGCACCCATGAAAAATCCGGATCGACCAAAACATTCAACTCGCTGCGGCGTTTACATTCTCATCCGGCTTAGGAACGTTTCGTCATCTTGGGCGGGCTGGTAGTCGGCGAGGTCTTCTGGTTCGGCCCTTTCCAGTTCGTAGTCTTGGCTTTCCAAGACGGGGCCTAGTTCTTCGCCGTCGAGGTAGGCGTTCATTGCGGCTCGGTTGGGAAGTTGCCGCAAGGTGCGTGTAAGCCGGGCGGATGGCGTGATCCCGTGCGTTTTCAGAACCGATTCGATCACTTGATCGCGGGCACCTGCCAGCTCGGCTTCTGCCGCCACGGCCCGGGACCGCCACGACTCTTGGGTGTTGTCCACAGGCGCAGGATCTTGACCCAGCAGCTTGCGTTGTTGAGCGACGATTTCGCTGATTTGGTCGAGAACGGCGAACTCGTCGAGCGAGGTATCGGCCAACGTGGCGAGAATCAGTTGCCGCGTTGCATCTTTCAACGTCGCCTGGCCAGACTCGGGAATTTCGATCGCGGTTTTCAGCAGCGGATCGTCTTCACGCTCTAATGCTTCCAACACGGCGAACTTGCCGATGTATTGGCTGAGCGAAAGTCCTTCGATCAGTTGCTTGAAGGTGCATGTCGTTTTACTCAAGGAAGTTTGCTCCTGTTCAAAGATGCCGTTGTTGGTAGCGGGCCGGGTGACCAGGTCGACGCTGTTGACCTGCACGATGCGTGTCACGCGTTGCCCCTGGTTGTCGGTGGTCGCCTCGATCTCGGCATCGTGCGAGAGGCCGAAGTTCTTCGCGAACCGTTGAGCTCGCTCGACAATCGCGGCCGCTTGCGGGTGGCTTTTCAGATAGTGCAGGTCGGCGAACAGTTCGCCAGATTCAACCCGCACGTTTTGCAGATTGCCAAAGTGAACATCAATCGCGCGCTCGTCCCCTGGCAGCAGGCCATGGTTCAGGTAAACGGGTACCCCTTCATAAAGAGGAACCGCCGCTTCCAGTACGTCGGTTGGGTAATGGCGACCATTCTTCGAGCGGTTGCCGCAAACCTTCACGCCACGAATGACGCCTGCTTCCAGGTCAACCTGCAAAGCCGAAGTCTGCTCGACTGCTTCCGTTATGTGAGACATAGGATTTGTTCTTGGAGTGGAGAAATGAGGGCGTTAATCGGTTGTGGGACTTGGTTCCGATTTCTCTTGTTCTTCGGTGGGGTCCCAGTCGTACTTCGTGGCCAGGCTATGGCGCGAGACGATACCCATTTCGTGAAGCTGGGCATCTACGCGAAAATCTTCGGCTCGATTTCGTACGGCCGGGCTCGATCCCGTGACGATCACGTTGACACACGCAACCAGGTCGCACCAAGTCATGCCGTAGCGGTGAAGGTTTATCCGCCCACTCTCGAACTGCATCCGAATCACGCTCCACAGCAGCCGTTCGTAGGCTTTGGATAACCGTTCCTGTTCCGCTTCAATCCTGCGAACGAAGGGAGAGCTGCTTTCGAGAATCGAGGCGTAGTTGTTGTTCGAGGCGTCGCCGCTGATCATGTGTTCTGGCAGGTTCCAGCGCACTCCGGCGGTGCGTAGCCCGGCGTTAAGCACTTGCACAAAGTTGGCCGCTTGGGCGCCTGCCATGGGGCCGGCTTGAAACTTCTTGCCCTTGGTATCGATGACCGTACCCGCCGACCAATCGCTGATGCGTTCGGCCAGGTATCGACCATCGCTTCGCAGGCGACCGCCGCCGCTGCTGTTGGAGCGAGCGAGGCTGGCACCGAGGTTGGTGGCATCGCCAATCCCCAGGCCACCACTCCCTTGCGCGGCTTCGATAATCATGGCGATCGAGGCTTGAATGCCGGCCCCTTTCATCATGCGACGAAGCAGTTCGGTTGCTCCGACCAGGTCATTTTGAATCGGATAGAAGTCGCTCAGGCCCCGCTTCACATGCCGAGGCGTGTTTGCCTTGAGGTGCATCACGCGGCGCGGAGAATAGAACCGCCAGCTTTGGGCGTCGCCGTTCCATTGAATGAAGTAACCATGAATTTGCGTGGCGTCGGCTTCGTCGGTGGCAATTCCATAGCGCCAGTTCAAACGCGAAGCAGAACCGAGACGGCGTTCGAGGTAATCGGTATCGGCCGGTTCGGTAAGCCAGGCTGGCTCGGCCCGCCGCACGCGAACCTGATCGGCATTTTGTTCGAGCACCAAAATGACTTCGCCATCGATATGCTCGGCGTCGCAAAGTTCCTGCTCGAAATCGAGTTCCCAACGATTGTCGGCTAGGAAGGCATTGATGATCTGTTGGACGTCACGCACGAGTTGAGCTGGCACATGCTGCCCGCGCCGCGCGGTGGCGGCATAGTCGAAGCCGGTATGAATGATGTAGTTGCGAAGATTGCCGAGAATGCCCTGCCCAAAGGCTGACTGGGCCAGGAAGCGGGCAACGCCACGAATGGCCGCCAGATCCCATTCGGTTTGAAACACCGGGCGAAAATCGCCACTAGCGCGATCGCTGGCCACATCGGGCAATACCGGCGATCCGTGGTGGAACGGCACGTCGGCAAGCGAAGTGCGTCCCATGGTTGGCTCGTGCCACGATTCGTTTACACGACGGTTCGCGGCCTCTTGTCGGTCTTCGATCCAAGCGAGTTCCTGCCGCAAATAGTGCGACTCGATCTGAGCCCGCAATTCGCGGCATTCTCGAATCGGATCGGATTGGTTTTTGGCTGTCGTTTTCATGGAAGCCAAAGATGCCAGCAAGGCGCTTCAAACCTGAAGAGCCGCCAGCCCATTTTTTATTGCGGGGCAATCGCAAGCCGTTGCAGGCAGATGATTTGGAACGAGAAAAAATATTTTCTGAACTGGACATCGCAGCTTTCAGAAGAGTCGCGGTGCCAAGCAAGCTAGGGCAAACAACGGATTTTCGACTGGGTAACGCAGACTTTGTGTTGGGCTTGCGAGTCGTAATAAAGTCGTGCCTAGGAAACTACCGATGTACTGACTGGGGCATTCTCGTTTTTCCAGTAAGAAACTCACTCCGACCCACCATCTTGCCAGTCCTATGGAAAGACATGTGCCTGAAATGCCAGCGTTCGCGATGATTTCTGTTGTGATTCCTTTGCCCGACGATCGTGGGCAGCTTAGTGCATGCTTGCAAGGTTTCACGCAACAGCAGATCACGGTTCCTTTCGAGGTAATCGTGCCTACTGCCGAGCCGGTATCGGACGATTTGGTCGCGCAATTCCCTGATATTCGTTGGTTTCATCGACCTGGGCTGCGGATAAACGGTTTGTACAATGCTGGCGCGGCCGAGGCGCGCGGTAAGTATCTATACATTTCTGAATCGCACTGTGTTCCGCAGGCAGATTGCTTGCAGCAAGCTTTCAATTACATGCGGAAAGCGAATGTGAAGGTTGCTTGCAGTGCCAGCGACGGTCTGCCAGGCAACTTTGTTTCGGATGGCGAACAGCGAACTTTTGAAGAAGACTTCCTGCGCTGGCAAAGCGCAAGAAAGAGCAAGGTGGCGATTCGGGGCACCATGATCGAGCGTGCGTTGTGGGAGCAAGTTGGCGGATTTCACGCCGAATACGGGCACTTTTCTGAGATGATGATCGGACGCAAACTAGAATCCCTGGACGTGCGGACGGGCTTTGCCGAAAGCTCTTGGGTCAGCCACGGCAACCAGGTTTGCTTGCGAGAACTGGCCAACGAGCTGATCGAGTACGGCGAAGACGAGTGCCGCTGTAGTCACCTGGCCGCCCCCGACGAGCAGCCAAACGCCAGCCGGGAATGGCTGCAAAGAGAGAAGCTACTCAATCGCTGTGGACGCTTAAAACGTGAGCAGTGGTTGGAATGGGCGCGGCAACAGATTCGCGCGATCGCGATGAACTATGTTCCGATGAACTCGGACCGACGGTATGACTACTTTTTGAACTACTGGCGAGCCGCGATTCGCACAGGACGTTTGAACTACTTGGCTACCCTCAAAGGCCAAGCCATCGCTCCCGCCACAGCTACCACCAAGCCGGTTGCGGCCCGCCAGGCAGCATAGAGTGCTTGGCCACGCGCGATCTTCTAAAGCGACGATCGGTGCGCGCTTATAAGCCGCGAAATACTTGACCCCGGTCTGCCAGAGGGCTCATAATAGGCAGCATGTCTAGTATTGGTCATGCTGTAGAGTTTCATGCGCGCGGGGTGAAGGATGTATCGTGGGACATGGTTGTGTCTATTTCTGTTCACATGCTGGACATCTGCTGGTTGGGCACAAGAGGAAAGCGATCAGGAAATCGTAGCCCGAGCGCTCGAAACGGCCCAATCTTTGAAAGCGACCACTTCTGCTGGAAAAGAAATCGATTTGATTGCGACTCCCTTGCTGCGTTATGGCGATCCTGCACGCCAGAACGAAAAAGGGTTCTTGTGGGCGTGGGGCAAATCAGGCCGACCGGTAGCCGTTTGCGAAATGTTCATTAACACCAACCAAGCGTTTGCTACGTATGTTTTGACGTTAACTTCCGATCAGAAGATCCACGTTGTCACACCACGCGGAAACTGGCAACCGCAGAAGCTGCAACTGCAGATGGAGGAGGTCGAAAAAGTAATGCCTCCGGCCGAGACCGAAAGTCGCCGTTTGCAGCAGATGCGACAAATAATGCGTGGCTATGCAGCCCACGAATTTTGGGATCCGAATAATTCTCGCTACGAACTTCGTTTGTTGACTTCGCCCGTCTATCGGTACGAAGATAAGGAGGCCGGCATCGAAGATGGAGCACTATTCGTTTTCGCTCATGGAACGAACCCTGAGATCGTGGCCCTGGTCGAGGCGCATCACAACGACGGCAAGCGTAGTTGGAAAGTCGGATTCGTGCCGGTCGGAAGTGCCGAACTACATGTCACCCAGGATGAAGACGATGTCTGGTCGAAAGAGCGAGCCCCCGGCATCACCGGGCAGCCGAGCGACCCCTATTGGCTGTTTCTGGGAGCAAAATAATTGAATTCCAAACTTCACTTGCTCGGTTGG of the Bremerella cremea genome contains:
- a CDS encoding phage portal protein, with protein sequence MKTTAKNQSDPIRECRELRAQIESHYLRQELAWIEDRQEAANRRVNESWHEPTMGRTSLADVPFHHGSPVLPDVASDRASGDFRPVFQTEWDLAAIRGVARFLAQSAFGQGILGNLRNYIIHTGFDYAATARRGQHVPAQLVRDVQQIINAFLADNRWELDFEQELCDAEHIDGEVILVLEQNADQVRVRRAEPAWLTEPADTDYLERRLGSASRLNWRYGIATDEADATQIHGYFIQWNGDAQSWRFYSPRRVMHLKANTPRHVKRGLSDFYPIQNDLVGATELLRRMMKGAGIQASIAMIIEAAQGSGGLGIGDATNLGASLARSNSSGGGRLRSDGRYLAERISDWSAGTVIDTKGKKFQAGPMAGAQAANFVQVLNAGLRTAGVRWNLPEHMISGDASNNNYASILESSSPFVRRIEAEQERLSKAYERLLWSVIRMQFESGRINLHRYGMTWCDLVACVNVIVTGSSPAVRNRAEDFRVDAQLHEMGIVSRHSLATKYDWDPTEEQEKSEPSPTTD
- a CDS encoding glycosyltransferase family 2 protein, whose protein sequence is MPAFAMISVVIPLPDDRGQLSACLQGFTQQQITVPFEVIVPTAEPVSDDLVAQFPDIRWFHRPGLRINGLYNAGAAEARGKYLYISESHCVPQADCLQQAFNYMRKANVKVACSASDGLPGNFVSDGEQRTFEEDFLRWQSARKSKVAIRGTMIERALWEQVGGFHAEYGHFSEMMIGRKLESLDVRTGFAESSWVSHGNQVCLRELANELIEYGEDECRCSHLAAPDEQPNASREWLQREKLLNRCGRLKREQWLEWARQQIRAIAMNYVPMNSDRRYDYFLNYWRAAIRTGRLNYLATLKGQAIAPATATTKPVAARQAA